In one window of Candidatus Fonsibacter ubiquis DNA:
- a CDS encoding pyridoxine 5'-phosphate synthase, with the protein MRKRIRLGFNIDHVATVRNARGDDYPSPSRAALIAQNHGADSITVHLREDRRHIQDQDLIELKKKIKIPINLEMALTPEMLKIALKLKPKFVCIVPERREEVTTEGGLNLNYKTNYLKKVIRLLKNKNIQVSLFIEPSLKSVVMAKKMGSDNIELHTGKYCRFFRQGNNLNTRKEFLRIKEAAKLGNKLNLGVHAGHGLNFITAKKISQITEISELNIGHFFISESIFFGIANVLKKFNKILNR; encoded by the coding sequence ATGAGAAAAAGAATTAGATTAGGTTTTAACATTGATCATGTGGCTACAGTAAGAAATGCAAGAGGTGATGATTATCCATCGCCATCTAGGGCCGCGCTAATAGCTCAAAATCATGGAGCTGACTCTATCACAGTTCATTTAAGAGAAGATCGAAGACATATTCAGGATCAAGACTTAATAGAATTAAAAAAAAAAATTAAAATTCCAATAAATTTAGAAATGGCTTTAACGCCTGAAATGCTTAAAATTGCATTAAAATTAAAACCTAAGTTTGTATGTATTGTTCCTGAAAGAAGAGAAGAAGTCACCACTGAAGGCGGGTTAAATTTAAATTATAAAACCAATTATTTGAAAAAAGTTATACGCTTATTAAAAAATAAAAATATTCAAGTTTCCTTATTTATAGAACCAAGCCTAAAAAGTGTTGTTATGGCAAAAAAAATGGGCTCAGATAATATTGAATTACATACTGGAAAATATTGTAGATTTTTTAGACAGGGTAATAATCTAAATACTAGAAAAGAGTTTTTGAGAATAAAAGAAGCTGCAAAACTTGGTAATAAATTAAACTTAGGAGTTCATGCGGGTCATGGCTTAAATTTTATAACTGCAAAAAAAATTTCACAAATAACTGAAATTTCAGAGTTGAATATCGGACATTTTTTTATATCAGAGTCGATATTTTTTGGTATAGCTAATGTCCTAAAAAAGTTTAATAAAATTTTAAATCGATGA
- the era gene encoding GTPase Era, giving the protein MNKKRIGYACLIGPTNAGKSTLLNTIFKKKISIVSHKVQTTNFAIEVVKYHKDNKIIFVDTPGLYNKKNNTNFLNDVNIEVKRSDVIVIILDISIHLFYEEILEKIIKNIKKPKILVFNKIDKVSQEFAIEQVNKSNFVKNFDEIYYVSALKNKNINNLLDGIVSKLPEGDFENSINFETNISKDVFFSELTREAVFKYLNQELPYQIYVKTYKFEKENRNYKIYQYIYVKNNNHKKIILGKNGSVIKKIGIAARKEIEKLFKHKVSLFLDVQTSKQ; this is encoded by the coding sequence ATGAATAAAAAAAGAATAGGATATGCCTGTTTAATCGGACCAACAAATGCAGGCAAATCAACTTTACTAAACACAATTTTTAAAAAAAAAATCTCAATTGTTTCTCATAAAGTTCAAACAACAAATTTTGCAATAGAGGTTGTTAAATATCACAAGGATAACAAGATTATTTTTGTAGATACTCCTGGTCTTTATAATAAAAAAAATAATACTAACTTTTTAAATGACGTAAATATTGAAGTTAAAAGATCAGATGTAATCGTTATAATTTTAGATATTTCTATTCATTTATTTTATGAAGAAATTCTTGAAAAAATTATTAAAAATATAAAAAAACCAAAAATATTAGTATTTAATAAAATTGATAAAGTTTCACAGGAATTTGCAATCGAGCAGGTTAATAAATCTAATTTTGTTAAAAATTTTGATGAAATTTATTACGTTTCAGCTCTAAAAAACAAAAATATTAATAATCTTTTAGATGGGATTGTTTCAAAACTTCCTGAGGGTGATTTTGAAAATTCTATTAATTTTGAAACAAATATATCTAAAGATGTTTTTTTTTCTGAACTTACACGCGAGGCAGTATTTAAATATTTAAACCAAGAGTTGCCATACCAGATTTATGTAAAAACTTATAAATTTGAAAAAGAAAATAGGAATTATAAAATTTACCAATATATTTATGTAAAAAATAATAATCATAAAAAAATTATTTTAGGAAAAAATGGGAGTGTTATTAAAAAAATTGGTATAGCAGCTAGAAAAGAAATTGAAAAATTATTTAAACACAAAGTTAGTTTATTTTTAGACGTACAAACATCTAAGCAATGA
- the lepB gene encoding signal peptidase I — translation MKKIIIDNAKTLIFAFLIALFIRTFFFQPFYIPSSSMEESLLVGDRLFVTKFTYGYSKHSLPFSPNISDKRILFSSPERGDVIVFKTPEDNDTDYIKRLIGLPGDKIQMLNGVLNINNKPIKREFIKNDFVLCGGTKIKSNFYQETLPNGKTYLAAYSEKNSSKDTDVYLIPQNKFFFMGDNRDCSQDSRYLSSVGYVDKINLVGKAQILFFSNNEEIGNLFTFWKWHKSIRFNRILKFIK, via the coding sequence ATGAAAAAAATTATCATTGATAATGCAAAAACACTCATTTTTGCTTTTCTAATTGCATTATTTATAAGAACTTTTTTTTTCCAGCCCTTTTATATTCCATCATCATCTATGGAGGAAAGTTTACTTGTAGGAGATAGGCTGTTTGTTACTAAATTTACTTACGGTTATAGTAAACATTCTTTACCTTTTAGCCCAAATATTTCCGACAAAAGAATTTTATTCTCTTCTCCTGAAAGAGGGGATGTAATTGTTTTTAAAACTCCAGAGGATAACGATACAGATTATATTAAGCGTTTAATAGGATTGCCCGGTGATAAAATTCAAATGCTCAATGGTGTGCTAAATATTAACAATAAACCGATAAAGAGAGAATTTATTAAAAATGACTTCGTACTATGTGGTGGGACTAAAATTAAGTCAAATTTTTACCAAGAAACATTACCAAATGGAAAAACTTATTTAGCCGCTTACTCTGAAAAAAATTCATCAAAAGACACTGATGTTTATTTAATACCTCAAAATAAATTTTTTTTTATGGGTGATAACAGAGATTGTTCGCAAGATAGCAGATATCTTTCTAGCGTTGGATATGTAGATAAAATTAATTTGGTAGGTAAGGCGCAAATTTTATTTTTTTCAAATAACGAAGAAATAGGAAATTTATTTACTTTTTGGAAATGGCATAAATCCATAAGATTTAATAGAATCTTAAAATTTATTAAATGA
- the hemB gene encoding porphobilinogen synthase, with translation MKFPSTRLRRNRKSEWSRRLINDTYLDKSDFILPVFVCEGKNKKQEIKSMPGIFRYSIDRLDEIISRASKNKIPAVAIFPLIENSKKNNKGTEAINKNNVVCNAISQVKKLNKNIGVMCDVALDPYTSHGHDGLIINNEIHNDETNKILIKQALVQAQAGCDIIAPSDMMDGRIGLIRNALEKNKFFNIQILSYAVKYASNFYSPFRDAVGTSSTLKSDKKTYQMDYKNSDEALLEVKLDLDEGADFVMVKPALAYLDIIYKIKQKFNVPVFAYNVSGEYSLIKNGIKSSLAKEDIILEVIYSFKRAGANAIVSYFANEVIEKYLSK, from the coding sequence ATGAAATTCCCTAGCACTAGATTAAGAAGAAATAGAAAGTCAGAATGGTCTAGAAGACTAATAAATGACACTTATCTTGATAAATCTGATTTTATATTACCTGTTTTTGTTTGTGAGGGTAAGAACAAGAAACAAGAAATTAAATCTATGCCAGGAATTTTTAGATATTCCATAGATAGATTGGATGAAATTATTTCTAGAGCATCAAAAAATAAAATACCTGCTGTTGCTATTTTTCCATTAATTGAAAATTCAAAAAAAAATAATAAGGGAACCGAAGCTATTAATAAAAATAATGTAGTTTGTAATGCAATATCGCAGGTTAAAAAATTAAATAAGAATATTGGGGTTATGTGTGATGTAGCTCTTGATCCTTACACGTCTCATGGTCATGACGGTCTTATTATAAATAATGAAATTCATAATGATGAAACAAATAAAATCTTAATTAAACAAGCCTTAGTCCAAGCACAAGCTGGATGCGATATCATTGCCCCATCAGACATGATGGATGGAAGAATTGGCTTAATAAGAAATGCTTTGGAAAAAAATAAATTTTTTAATATTCAAATATTGTCCTATGCAGTTAAGTATGCCTCTAACTTCTACTCTCCTTTTAGAGATGCTGTTGGCACATCCTCAACTCTTAAATCTGACAAAAAAACTTACCAAATGGATTATAAGAATTCAGATGAAGCGCTACTTGAGGTTAAATTAGATCTGGATGAAGGAGCAGATTTTGTAATGGTTAAACCAGCTTTAGCTTATCTTGATATTATTTATAAAATTAAACAAAAATTTAACGTACCTGTTTTTGCTTACAACGTTTCAGGTGAATACAGCTTAATTAAAAATGGAATTAAATCATCATTAGCAAAAGAAGATATTATTCTTGAAGTAATTTATAGTTTTAAAAGAGCTGGCGCTAATGCAATTGTTTCTTACTTTGCTAACGAAGTAATAGAAAAATACCTATCCAAATAA
- the rnc gene encoding ribonuclease III — protein MISDNKISDVEKIIGVKFSNKKFLSQALVHKSFSNDNSSNNEILEFLGDRVLGLVLAKKLINLYPNDKEGQLDKKLASLINKKVCAKVIEKYDLLKFISISKGQKKIKTGNLKILGDLCESLIGAIYIDRGFEVVEKFIFDLWKDQLKQSSEIKIDAKTKLQELSLKLYKELPKYKDLSTSGPAHKPIFKVSVNIKKSKSFIGEGSSKRNAEQKAAQSLLDSLDNE, from the coding sequence ATGATTTCTGATAATAAGATCAGTGATGTAGAAAAAATTATTGGTGTAAAATTTTCAAACAAAAAATTCTTATCACAAGCTTTAGTTCATAAAAGTTTTTCCAATGACAATTCCTCTAATAATGAAATTTTAGAATTTTTAGGTGATAGAGTTTTAGGATTGGTACTTGCTAAAAAATTAATCAATTTGTACCCCAACGATAAAGAAGGACAGCTTGATAAAAAATTAGCCTCACTAATTAATAAAAAAGTTTGTGCAAAAGTAATAGAAAAATATGATTTATTAAAATTCATATCAATAAGCAAAGGGCAAAAGAAAATTAAAACAGGAAACCTAAAAATTTTAGGAGATTTGTGTGAGTCTCTTATAGGAGCAATATATATTGATAGAGGATTTGAAGTTGTCGAAAAATTTATTTTTGATTTATGGAAAGATCAACTAAAGCAATCAAGTGAAATTAAAATTGATGCAAAAACAAAGCTGCAAGAATTATCTTTAAAACTTTATAAAGAGCTTCCAAAATACAAAGACTTATCAACCTCTGGACCTGCGCATAAGCCGATTTTTAAAGTTTCAGTTAATATTAAAAAGTCCAAATCGTTTATTGGCGAAGGTTCCTCAAAAAGAAATGCTGAACAAAAAGCAGCTCAATCATTATTAGATAGTTTAGATAATGAATAA
- the acpS gene encoding holo-ACP synthase: MNVIGLGTDIVNINRIKKIYSKYGNQFLNKILTESEKKSEKKLSRFKNVSTIAKRFAAKEAISKAIGYGFSNGIHFKDIEIYNDESGKPYANLNGKAKTIVNKISKKYNIFLTLSDDKPWAVATALITSE, encoded by the coding sequence ATGAATGTAATTGGCTTGGGGACGGATATTGTAAATATTAATAGAATAAAAAAAATTTATTCTAAATATGGTAACCAGTTTTTAAATAAAATTTTGACCGAGTCTGAAAAAAAATCTGAAAAAAAACTATCTAGATTTAAGAATGTTTCAACAATTGCTAAAAGATTTGCTGCTAAAGAAGCTATCTCAAAAGCAATTGGATATGGTTTTTCAAATGGCATCCATTTTAAGGATATAGAAATATACAATGATGAGAGCGGCAAGCCTTATGCTAATTTAAATGGCAAAGCCAAGACCATAGTTAATAAAATATCTAAGAAATATAATATTTTTTTAACTCTATCCGATGATAAACCGTGGGCTGTTGCAACGGCTCTAATTACTTCTGAATGA
- a CDS encoding flavin reductase family protein translates to MNISRYKKILSKYATGITVITKKSKNSLITGITVNSFVSISLKPAYISWSLDKTTSSYKKFYNLKFLNIYILSEKQTNVSNYFSSRNEIQKNSIIVKNLLKNNLAELYCKTVKKINIGDHLFFVAKVLQFKLKKEKKPLIYFSSKYKKLFG, encoded by the coding sequence ATGAATATTTCCAGATATAAGAAAATTTTGTCAAAATATGCAACTGGAATAACAGTTATAACAAAAAAAAGTAAAAATAGTTTAATTACAGGAATTACTGTTAATTCCTTTGTCTCAATATCTTTAAAGCCCGCATATATTTCATGGAGCTTAGACAAAACAACTTCAAGTTATAAAAAATTTTATAATTTAAAATTTTTAAATATTTATATTTTATCTGAAAAACAAACTAATGTTTCAAATTATTTTTCCTCTAGAAATGAAATACAAAAAAACTCAATTATTGTGAAAAATTTATTAAAAAATAATCTGGCAGAACTTTATTGTAAAACAGTAAAAAAAATTAATATTGGTGATCATTTATTTTTTGTTGCAAAAGTTTTGCAATTTAAATTAAAAAAAGAAAAAAAACCCCTTATCTATTTTTCAAGTAAATATAAAAAATTATTTGGATAG
- the recO gene encoding DNA repair protein RecO, whose translation MTWSDEGYILGVNIYGENSSIISILSKDHGHHKGIIYGGTSSKLKKLIHIGNKIKVTWKSKSEDAIGYYNFELMDAIAPKYFDNDKKLTAILSATSICLKILPERNVYLTVYNSFEDLFKSLNSNDFFKKYVLWERFLLSELGYNLHLESKETLKLFNKNLSYPQYFNDNSASFTDKDIYNGLLINKHQLLNYIFEPNKVKFPFYRIKLENFFNEK comes from the coding sequence ATGACTTGGAGTGATGAGGGATACATACTTGGAGTTAATATTTACGGTGAAAATTCCTCTATTATAAGCATTCTTTCAAAGGATCATGGTCATCATAAAGGAATAATTTATGGAGGAACTTCTTCTAAATTAAAAAAATTAATTCACATTGGTAATAAAATTAAAGTTACTTGGAAGTCAAAATCAGAGGATGCAATCGGTTACTATAATTTTGAATTGATGGATGCAATAGCTCCAAAATATTTTGATAATGATAAAAAATTAACAGCTATATTATCAGCCACAAGTATCTGTCTAAAAATATTGCCTGAAAGAAATGTATATTTAACTGTTTACAACTCTTTTGAGGATTTATTTAAATCATTAAATTCTAATGATTTTTTTAAAAAATACGTTTTATGGGAGAGATTTTTGTTATCGGAGCTCGGCTACAATCTTCATTTAGAAAGTAAAGAAACTTTAAAATTATTTAATAAAAATTTAAGTTATCCACAATATTTTAATGATAATTCAGCATCCTTTACTGATAAAGACATTTACAACGGGTTGTTAATTAACAAGCACCAATTATTAAATTATATTTTTGAACCAAATAAAGTTAAATTTCCTTTTTATAGAATAAAATTAGAAAATTTCTTCAATGAAAAATAA
- the parC gene encoding DNA topoisomerase IV subunit A: protein MKNKDNILNASLATEFSQKYLAYALSTITHRALPDVRDGLKPVHRRLLYAMYLLNLGSKLQPKKSARVVGDVIGKFHPHGDQSVYDALVRLAQDFSIRYPLVNGQGNFGNIDGDNAAAMRYTEAKLTEISELLLENIDEETVDFKSTYDGDLQEPLVFPAKFPNLLANGASGIAVGMATSIPPHNIVEICEGLKIVNHDKNVSIKELLKVLPGPDFPTGGILNNNKSEILKAYTSGRGFFELRSSYKIEDLGRGQYQISIHEIPYQVSKSTLIEKIADLIISKKNKLIDNVIDESDQLVRIIIRPKNRNVKPEVLMESLFRQTDLQVRIPLNMNVLNSKLQPKVMSIKEVLVNFLSHRYEVLIRKSEFRLKNIKNRIEILIGFIKVYHNLDKIIKIIRNADDPKLQLVKKFKFTQNQVNAILDMRLRNLRKLEEKEIKQEYKDLLSEKNFLTKLLSSKSLQKKEIDSEIDFLIKKFKDNPLLGKRRTQLDKFGSVNEEDFDNEIKSDHPLTITILKNGFIKSQKSFVKNLEEQIGNESSSLLIHARSNDKVILASNFGKFYTIEADNILTGSSTGRPISSYLSLTDNEKIIDGFKFDNEGEIFIYTREGYGFVALEKNLETNKKTGKKVMNVKGDDRVIGVSRVIKDYDAVAVICEADKKNKMLAFNINELPKLDKGRGVILVKGKSLKVINATVFNSKSVIKDQMDKTLFDKSAIEDNFAKRAQSGKIIKNYKNQIMNRNFENNIRCHL from the coding sequence ATGAAAAATAAAGATAATATTTTAAATGCATCCTTAGCAACTGAGTTTAGCCAAAAGTATTTAGCCTATGCATTATCAACGATTACGCATAGAGCACTACCTGATGTTAGAGATGGTTTAAAACCAGTTCACCGCCGACTGCTTTACGCCATGTATCTTTTAAATTTAGGATCAAAATTACAACCTAAGAAATCTGCAAGAGTAGTTGGGGATGTTATCGGTAAATTTCATCCTCATGGAGACCAGTCTGTTTACGATGCATTAGTGAGATTAGCTCAAGATTTTTCAATTCGTTACCCATTAGTAAACGGTCAGGGTAATTTTGGAAATATTGACGGCGATAATGCTGCTGCCATGAGATACACGGAGGCAAAACTCACTGAAATTTCCGAACTTTTGCTAGAAAATATAGATGAAGAAACGGTGGATTTTAAAAGTACTTATGATGGTGATTTACAAGAGCCTTTAGTATTTCCTGCCAAATTTCCAAATTTATTAGCAAATGGAGCATCTGGAATTGCTGTTGGAATGGCAACAAGCATACCACCACATAATATTGTCGAAATTTGCGAAGGTTTAAAAATTGTCAATCATGACAAAAATGTTTCTATAAAAGAATTATTAAAAGTTCTTCCAGGTCCTGATTTTCCAACGGGTGGTATTTTAAATAATAATAAGTCAGAAATATTAAAAGCCTACACAAGTGGAAGAGGTTTTTTTGAACTAAGGTCTTCTTATAAAATTGAGGATTTAGGCAGAGGTCAATATCAAATATCAATACATGAAATTCCCTATCAAGTAAGTAAATCGACTTTAATAGAAAAGATTGCAGATCTAATTATAAGTAAAAAAAATAAATTAATTGATAATGTTATAGATGAGTCAGATCAATTAGTTCGCATCATTATCCGTCCAAAAAACAGAAATGTTAAACCTGAAGTATTGATGGAAAGTTTGTTCAGACAAACCGATTTACAGGTAAGAATTCCATTAAACATGAACGTTTTAAATTCAAAGTTACAGCCAAAAGTAATGTCGATAAAAGAAGTTTTAGTAAATTTTTTATCCCATCGTTATGAAGTTTTAATAAGAAAATCAGAATTTAGATTAAAGAATATCAAAAACAGAATAGAAATTTTAATTGGATTTATTAAAGTTTATCACAATTTAGATAAAATTATTAAAATTATAAGAAATGCAGATGATCCAAAACTACAACTGGTAAAAAAATTTAAGTTCACACAAAATCAAGTAAATGCAATTTTGGATATGCGTTTAAGAAATCTTAGAAAATTAGAAGAAAAAGAAATTAAGCAAGAATATAAAGATTTATTATCTGAAAAAAACTTTTTAACAAAATTATTATCTTCTAAATCTTTACAAAAAAAAGAAATAGATAGTGAAATAGATTTTTTGATTAAAAAATTTAAAGATAATCCATTATTAGGCAAAAGAAGAACTCAATTAGATAAATTTGGAAGTGTTAATGAAGAAGACTTTGATAATGAGATTAAATCTGATCATCCTCTTACAATTACCATTCTTAAAAATGGTTTTATTAAATCACAAAAATCTTTTGTTAAAAATTTGGAAGAACAAATTGGAAATGAAAGTAGCTCTTTATTAATTCATGCTCGCTCCAACGATAAAGTTATATTAGCTTCAAATTTTGGTAAATTTTATACAATTGAGGCTGATAACATCTTAACTGGATCATCAACAGGAAGGCCAATTTCTTCATACTTATCCCTTACTGACAATGAAAAAATTATTGATGGCTTTAAATTTGATAATGAAGGTGAAATTTTTATCTACACTAGAGAAGGATATGGTTTTGTTGCTTTAGAAAAAAACCTTGAAACTAATAAAAAAACCGGAAAAAAAGTGATGAATGTTAAGGGTGATGATAGGGTTATTGGAGTTTCTAGAGTAATTAAAGATTATGATGCCGTTGCAGTCATTTGTGAGGCTGACAAGAAAAATAAGATGCTTGCTTTTAACATTAACGAACTTCCAAAATTAGATAAGGGCAGAGGTGTTATTTTAGTTAAAGGAAAATCGCTAAAGGTTATTAATGCTACAGTATTTAATTCAAAGTCGGTTATAAAAGATCAAATGGATAAAACTCTGTTTGATAAATCTGCAATAGAGGACAATTTTGCAAAGAGAGCTCAATCTGGAAAGATTATTAAGAATTATAAAAATCAGATTATGAATAGAAATTTTGAAAATAACATTAGATGTCATTTATAA